From the Chloroflexus aurantiacus J-10-fl genome, one window contains:
- the cytX gene encoding putative hydroxymethylpyrimidine transporter CytX produces the protein MTLKARLRTWFPRLQAPPTWGIDPVPVEHRRLRWFDIFVLWSSLGVGLLVLEAGALLVPGLSLAQALIAILIGTAIGSLLLALVGVLGSVYGVPTMVLLRPVLGRHGSYLASIFNIVQLIGWTAFELWVIGLAAHHVGQALFGVSNYYAWVAVFTVWCVLLALGGPLVVVREWLEKFGVWIVFGVTIWMTIYLFTRYDLIALLNRPGTGDLPFWLGVDLVAAMPISWIPLVADYNRFVRRSRGGFWGTYAGFALTNVWFYALGALFLLTANVAQPTPENLITAIMAMTGGVVALAVILVDETDNAFADIYSTAVSVQNIFPQLNQRLVIVLVGVVGFLLATLLTMSEYFTFLLLIGSLFVPLFGVVLADYFVVRRLLGLHSATLVDQPPGWQWSGMVSWLAGVVIYQTITQLAPQIGASIPAFLITFVMYTALRLVQRQRLLRTAS, from the coding sequence ATGACGCTGAAGGCACGGCTGCGCACGTGGTTCCCCCGCTTGCAGGCTCCGCCCACGTGGGGGATCGATCCGGTTCCGGTTGAACATCGGCGGTTGCGCTGGTTCGACATCTTCGTCTTATGGTCAAGTCTCGGCGTTGGCCTGTTGGTGTTAGAGGCGGGGGCGTTGTTAGTTCCTGGCTTAAGTCTGGCGCAGGCATTGATCGCCATTCTCATCGGTACTGCCATCGGGTCGTTGTTGCTGGCGCTGGTTGGCGTATTGGGGAGCGTGTACGGCGTGCCGACAATGGTGCTCTTGCGTCCCGTGCTCGGTCGCCATGGGTCGTATCTGGCCTCAATCTTCAATATCGTGCAACTGATCGGTTGGACGGCCTTCGAGCTGTGGGTGATCGGGTTAGCTGCCCATCACGTGGGGCAGGCGCTTTTTGGCGTGAGCAACTATTACGCCTGGGTAGCGGTGTTCACGGTCTGGTGTGTCTTGCTGGCGTTGGGTGGGCCACTGGTAGTGGTGCGCGAGTGGCTAGAAAAGTTTGGGGTCTGGATCGTTTTTGGCGTGACCATCTGGATGACGATCTATCTGTTTACCCGCTACGATCTCATCGCGCTCTTGAACCGTCCGGGAACAGGTGATCTGCCGTTCTGGTTGGGAGTCGATCTGGTAGCGGCCATGCCAATCTCCTGGATTCCGCTGGTGGCCGACTACAACCGCTTCGTGCGGCGTTCACGCGGCGGCTTCTGGGGAACGTATGCAGGTTTTGCGCTCACCAATGTCTGGTTTTACGCGCTTGGTGCTCTCTTCCTGCTGACGGCGAATGTGGCTCAACCCACACCGGAAAACCTCATCACAGCAATTATGGCGATGACGGGAGGGGTGGTGGCGCTGGCGGTGATTCTGGTCGATGAAACGGACAATGCTTTCGCCGACATCTACTCAACGGCGGTGTCGGTGCAGAATATCTTTCCGCAGCTCAATCAGCGCCTGGTGATTGTTCTGGTTGGAGTTGTCGGGTTTCTCCTCGCCACATTGCTGACGATGAGTGAGTATTTCACCTTTTTGCTGTTGATCGGGTCGCTCTTCGTGCCGCTTTTTGGGGTTGTGCTGGCCGATTATTTCGTGGTGCGGCGCCTGCTGGGGCTACACAGCGCTACATTGGTCGACCAACCTCCGGGCTGGCAGTGGAGCGGAATGGTTTCGTGGCTGGCCGGTGTGGTGATCTATCAGACCATCACCCAACTGGCTCCCCAGATCGGCGCCAGCATACCGGCGTTCCTCATCACGTTTGTGATGTACACGGCTTTACGGTTGGTACAACGGCAACGTCTGCTCCGTACCGCCAGTTAA
- a CDS encoding peptide ABC transporter substrate-binding protein, translated as MVSRLFLIMIVLLLAACGQQTSQSQPPTLPSAQETVTAGPTVAPQPTAVPEATAVPASTAVPTAIPPSGGKLTILSWQAITTLNPHLATGVKDFNGATVILEPLARYNERDELVPFLAAEIPTLANGGIAADGTSITWKIKPGLKWSDGSDFTIDDIIFTWRYCVDEATGCTNKTSFDPIADITPIDDTTFTITWKEPNPNPYIAFVGSAGMILQQKQFANCIGAAANTSAECQAANLAPIGTNAWKVKEFRPGDTVIYERNPFYRDADNVFFDEVEIKGGGDAASAARAVCTTGEADFALNMQVPKAVLEPIIAGGACDVVAGGSTGGVERIVINFTNPDPALGDRRSEPDQPHPFLTDPAVRRAIALAIDRKAIADQLYGPTGAPTCNLLVVPAQMNSPNTTCERNVAEAKRLLDEAGWVLKDGVREKDGVKLVVTLQTSVNNLRQSTQAIIKANLAEIGIQTYLKAIDPAVFYSGDPGNPDTLNKFYADLQMYTFGPSSPDPQSYLEGWICAEVTSAANRWNGNNVSRYCNPTYDALFAQLKTTFDPAQRAQLAIQMNDLLVNDVVEIPLINRYTPVVKLKNLDGPTFNTFDNNLWNIASWRRVP; from the coding sequence ATGGTTTCTCGGCTTTTCCTGATCATGATCGTTTTGCTCCTGGCGGCATGTGGTCAGCAAACGTCACAATCGCAGCCGCCAACTCTACCGTCGGCACAGGAAACAGTAACAGCAGGGCCAACTGTAGCGCCGCAACCAACGGCGGTGCCAGAGGCAACGGCGGTACCGGCATCTACCGCCGTGCCGACAGCGATCCCGCCATCGGGAGGGAAGCTCACCATTCTCTCCTGGCAGGCAATAACGACGTTGAACCCGCATCTGGCTACCGGCGTCAAAGATTTCAACGGCGCCACCGTGATTCTTGAACCACTGGCACGCTACAACGAGCGTGACGAACTGGTGCCGTTCCTGGCCGCCGAAATCCCAACCCTTGCCAACGGTGGCATTGCTGCCGACGGTACCAGCATCACCTGGAAGATCAAACCGGGGTTGAAATGGTCAGACGGGAGCGATTTCACGATTGACGATATTATCTTCACCTGGCGCTATTGTGTTGACGAAGCGACCGGCTGTACGAATAAGACCTCATTCGATCCGATTGCCGACATCACGCCAATCGATGATACAACGTTCACCATCACCTGGAAGGAACCGAACCCCAACCCCTACATCGCCTTTGTCGGATCGGCAGGCATGATCCTGCAACAAAAGCAATTTGCAAATTGTATCGGGGCTGCGGCAAACACAAGTGCCGAGTGCCAGGCCGCCAACCTGGCTCCGATTGGTACCAATGCCTGGAAAGTGAAAGAGTTCCGTCCAGGCGACACCGTCATCTACGAACGCAACCCCTTCTACCGCGATGCCGACAACGTCTTCTTCGACGAGGTTGAGATCAAGGGTGGTGGTGATGCCGCCTCGGCGGCGCGTGCCGTCTGCACAACAGGGGAAGCCGATTTTGCCTTGAATATGCAGGTTCCCAAAGCGGTACTGGAGCCGATTATTGCCGGTGGCGCCTGTGATGTGGTGGCCGGTGGTTCAACCGGCGGTGTTGAGCGTATCGTGATCAACTTCACCAACCCCGATCCGGCCCTCGGCGACCGGCGCAGCGAGCCTGATCAGCCGCATCCCTTCCTGACCGATCCGGCAGTACGCCGGGCAATTGCGCTGGCAATTGATCGCAAGGCAATTGCCGACCAGCTCTACGGGCCGACGGGTGCGCCGACCTGCAATCTGCTGGTGGTACCGGCCCAGATGAATTCACCCAATACAACCTGCGAGCGTAATGTGGCCGAGGCAAAGCGGCTGCTGGACGAAGCCGGTTGGGTGCTGAAGGATGGAGTGCGAGAGAAAGATGGCGTAAAGCTGGTCGTTACCCTACAGACCAGCGTGAATAACCTGCGCCAGAGCACGCAGGCCATCATCAAAGCCAACCTGGCCGAGATCGGCATTCAGACCTACCTCAAGGCGATTGATCCGGCTGTCTTCTACAGCGGCGATCCGGGCAACCCCGATACGCTGAACAAGTTCTACGCCGACCTGCAAATGTACACCTTCGGTCCCAGCTCCCCCGATCCACAGTCATATCTGGAAGGCTGGATCTGCGCCGAGGTAACGTCGGCGGCGAACCGCTGGAACGGCAACAACGTGAGCCGCTACTGCAACCCGACCTACGATGCGCTGTTTGCACAGTTGAAGACCACCTTTGATCCGGCGCAGCGGGCGCAGTTGGCAATTCAGATGAACGATCTGTTGGTCAACGACGTGGTCGAGATACCGCTGATCAACCGTTACACACCGGTAGTCAAGCTCAAGAATCTGGACGGGCCGACCTTCAATACCTTTGACAACAATCTCTGGAATATTGCTAGCTGGCGGCGCGTGCCGTAA
- a CDS encoding protoglobin domain-containing protein, with the protein MSEAIPGYTYGTAQVAQSPVSLEEWELLKQTVLWTAEDEQYLRMAGEVLGDQVDAILDLWYGFVASHAHLVYYFTGSDGQPIADYLSRVRQRFGQWILDTCRRPYDQDWLNYQMEIALRHYRTKKNQTDGVQSVPMIPLRYMIAFIYPITATIREFLARKGHSAAEVDRMHQAWFKSIVLQVTLWSYPYTREGDF; encoded by the coding sequence ATGAGCGAAGCGATTCCCGGTTACACCTATGGTACAGCGCAGGTGGCACAATCGCCGGTGAGCCTGGAAGAATGGGAACTGCTGAAGCAGACAGTGCTGTGGACAGCCGAAGACGAGCAGTATCTGCGTATGGCCGGCGAGGTGCTCGGCGATCAGGTCGATGCAATCCTTGATCTCTGGTACGGATTCGTCGCGTCGCACGCTCATCTGGTGTACTACTTCACCGGCTCTGACGGCCAGCCAATTGCCGATTACCTGAGTCGAGTACGCCAGCGCTTCGGTCAATGGATACTCGATACCTGTCGGCGACCCTACGACCAGGACTGGCTCAACTACCAGATGGAGATTGCCCTCCGCCATTACCGCACGAAGAAGAATCAGACTGATGGCGTACAATCCGTCCCGATGATTCCGTTGCGCTACATGATAGCCTTCATCTACCCGATCACCGCTACCATCAGAGAGTTTCTTGCCCGCAAAGGGCATTCAGCGGCGGAGGTGGATCGGATGCATCAGGCGTGGTTTAAGTCTATTGTGTTACAGGTGACGTTGTGGAGTTATCCCTATACCAGGGAAGGCGATTTCTGA
- the thiW gene encoding energy coupling factor transporter S component ThiW: protein MKTRLIAQAVVLIALGVALAPFTSFPIGIARVNPTQHFINVIAAVLLGPWWATGIAGVIAILRISLGVGTILAFPGGMIGALLAGLIFRATRNMYLAALGEVIGTGIIAALVSGLWVAPVFMQTSMALHLLIASFLSSTALGSAIALVVLKALERAGVVRLPGKEGLHTLRQIVVRDLSYRYPQATQWTLRRLNLSIDAGEYVLLCGASGSGKSTLCRILTGLIPHVYEGSIEGTVLVDGVDTREQSPADVCTRIGLVFQHPQWQLFNSTVTREIAFGLESLGYAPAEIRQRIDEVAGWLGIEHLLARHPQQLSTGEQLLVALASILAMGSRIVVLDEPFANLDGRHVTQVQAILRRLHQQGVTIIVAEHRLGLVAADATRMIVLHNGQVVLDGPPVQVLAADIQQFHLEPPLPVQIGRALNLKPLPLTVEAVLAQVDHQQLATMYPLPPALPRSANGSPLLSVRDLSFSAGQRRVLNSVHLDLYAGEGVAIVGANGAGKTSLIKHFNGLHRPQQGQVRVIGKDTRTTPVSVLARHVGMVFQNPDDQLFTTRVRDEVAVGARVMGVYDPDQVAAVLRTFQLEHLVERSPFTLSAGEKRRLTLAAALVTNPAILVLDEPTTGLDWPARQALARHLREQVQHGRTVVVVTHDLEFAGALTSHWFVLADGCLLAEGVPHAICMQPAVVQAADLLLPDRYRLALALQHVAADAGGRQNEGEV from the coding sequence GTGAAGACTCGACTGATTGCTCAGGCAGTGGTGCTCATTGCCCTCGGTGTGGCGCTGGCTCCATTTACCTCGTTTCCCATCGGCATCGCCAGAGTGAATCCGACCCAGCACTTCATCAATGTGATAGCCGCCGTACTGCTAGGGCCGTGGTGGGCGACCGGCATTGCCGGTGTGATCGCCATCCTGCGTATCTCGCTGGGGGTGGGGACGATTCTGGCCTTTCCGGGTGGAATGATTGGTGCGCTGCTTGCCGGTTTGATCTTTCGGGCCACGCGCAACATGTATCTGGCTGCGCTGGGTGAGGTGATCGGTACCGGGATCATTGCCGCGCTGGTGAGTGGTCTGTGGGTGGCACCGGTGTTCATGCAAACCTCAATGGCCCTTCACCTGTTGATTGCCTCGTTCCTCAGCAGCACGGCACTTGGTTCGGCGATTGCCCTGGTGGTGTTGAAGGCTCTTGAGCGTGCCGGTGTTGTGAGATTACCCGGCAAAGAGGGGTTACATACCTTGAGGCAGATCGTCGTTCGTGATCTCAGCTATCGCTATCCACAGGCGACGCAGTGGACATTGCGTCGCCTGAACCTGTCGATTGACGCCGGTGAATACGTGCTGCTCTGCGGTGCCAGCGGCAGCGGCAAATCAACCCTGTGCCGGATACTTACCGGGTTGATTCCGCACGTGTACGAAGGAAGCATTGAGGGGACAGTTCTGGTTGACGGGGTTGACACCCGTGAACAGTCACCCGCCGATGTATGCACCCGGATCGGTCTGGTCTTTCAACATCCGCAGTGGCAACTCTTCAACAGTACAGTTACCCGTGAGATTGCCTTTGGCCTGGAAAGTCTGGGGTATGCACCGGCAGAAATCCGGCAACGTATCGACGAAGTCGCCGGTTGGCTCGGCATCGAGCATTTGCTTGCGCGACATCCGCAACAGCTCTCCACCGGTGAGCAGCTTTTGGTAGCGCTGGCGAGTATTCTGGCCATGGGGTCGCGGATCGTTGTCCTCGATGAACCGTTTGCCAATCTCGATGGCAGGCATGTGACGCAGGTGCAGGCTATCCTGCGCAGGCTTCATCAGCAAGGAGTGACGATCATCGTTGCCGAGCATCGGCTTGGGCTGGTGGCCGCCGATGCGACCCGTATGATCGTGTTGCACAATGGTCAGGTTGTGCTGGATGGGCCGCCGGTTCAGGTTCTGGCCGCCGATATTCAGCAATTTCATCTCGAACCACCATTGCCGGTACAGATTGGCCGTGCTCTCAACCTGAAGCCATTGCCGTTGACGGTAGAGGCTGTGCTGGCGCAGGTCGATCATCAGCAGCTTGCGACCATGTATCCACTTCCACCCGCCTTGCCGCGCTCTGCAAACGGATCGCCACTGCTCAGCGTGCGCGATCTCTCGTTCTCCGCCGGCCAACGGCGGGTGCTGAACAGTGTTCATCTCGATCTGTACGCAGGTGAGGGGGTGGCAATTGTCGGGGCTAATGGCGCCGGCAAAACCTCGTTGATCAAACACTTCAACGGTCTTCACCGTCCCCAACAGGGACAGGTACGGGTTATCGGGAAAGACACCCGTACAACACCGGTATCGGTGCTGGCCCGTCACGTGGGGATGGTATTTCAGAACCCTGATGACCAGTTGTTTACGACCCGTGTCCGCGATGAGGTGGCGGTTGGTGCTCGCGTCATGGGTGTCTATGATCCGGATCAGGTAGCGGCTGTATTACGCACATTTCAGCTTGAACACCTTGTTGAGCGCTCGCCCTTTACCTTGAGTGCCGGCGAAAAACGACGGCTGACACTGGCGGCAGCGCTGGTGACCAATCCGGCAATCCTGGTGCTCGACGAGCCAACAACCGGTCTCGACTGGCCGGCACGGCAGGCGCTGGCCCGGCATCTCCGCGAACAGGTGCAGCATGGTCGCACCGTAGTCGTGGTGACGCACGATCTGGAGTTTGCCGGCGCACTCACCTCACACTGGTTCGTCCTGGCCGATGGATGCCTGCTGGCCGAAGGGGTACCTCACGCGATATGTATGCAACCCGCCGTGGTACAGGCGGCTGACCTCCTGCTTCCTGATCGCTACCGGCTGGCGCTGGCGTTACAACACGTGGCTGCCGACGCGGGCGGTCGTCAGAACGAGGGAGAGGTGTAA
- a CDS encoding energy-coupling factor transporter transmembrane component T family protein gives MAFHLDPRAKTLMALLWTVVLSTAASIPVLVIGMMPVLLIVWCSGQQPAFLRWLRLIALMITGWMIIALLTLDWQTALTVGLRILALSSIFFVFLRTTTPEDLGGAWQQTGAPFPLIFLLTASLQYVQVMEQRIQHIIAAQRARGIPLEPGWRALRYYPALLIPLLVQALVSAGHLAAAMEARGFSRAGRSQFLTYHWRLRDWLAIGMTVMAAGFLFWLRL, from the coding sequence ATGGCGTTCCACCTTGATCCACGCGCAAAAACGCTGATGGCTCTGCTGTGGACGGTGGTTCTGAGCACAGCCGCGAGCATTCCCGTTCTCGTGATCGGGATGATGCCGGTGTTGCTGATCGTATGGTGTAGTGGTCAACAGCCTGCCTTCCTCCGCTGGTTACGCCTGATTGCCCTGATGATCACTGGCTGGATGATCATTGCCCTGCTGACCCTCGACTGGCAAACCGCCTTGACCGTTGGTCTACGGATTCTGGCTCTATCGAGCATCTTTTTCGTATTTCTCCGCACCACCACACCGGAAGACCTGGGTGGCGCGTGGCAGCAGACGGGAGCACCATTCCCGCTCATCTTTCTGCTCACCGCCTCCCTCCAGTACGTCCAGGTGATGGAGCAGCGCATCCAACACATCATTGCTGCGCAGCGGGCGCGGGGTATTCCACTTGAGCCGGGATGGCGGGCACTGCGGTATTATCCGGCGCTGCTGATTCCACTGCTCGTGCAAGCGCTGGTCTCCGCCGGACATCTGGCCGCAGCGATGGAAGCGCGCGGTTTCAGTCGAGCCGGTCGCAGTCAATTCCTCACATATCACTGGCGTCTTCGCGATTGGCTTGCTATTGGGATGACGGTTATGGCAGCCGGGTTCCTGTTCTGGTTGCGCCTTTGA